From a single Pseudalkalibacillus hwajinpoensis genomic region:
- the fusA gene encoding elongation factor G, with product MAREFSLKDTRNIGIMAHIDAGKTTTTERILFYSGRIHKIGETHEGASQMDWMEQEQERGITITSAATTAEWKDHRVNIIDTPGHVDFTVEVERSLRVLDGAVAVLDAQSGVEPQTETVWRQATNYGVPRVVFINKMDKLGADFIYSTGTLHDRLQANAHPIQLPIGAEDDFEGIIDLITMEAFYYLDDLGSRTEAREIPAEYKEQADEYRTKLIEAVAELEEDLMMKYLEGEELTEEEIKAAIRKGTCNVEFYPVLCGSAFKNKGVQLVLDAVLDYLPSPLDVPAIKGHLKDSEEEVIRSADDNGPFSALAFKVMTDPFVGKLTFFRVYSGTLSSGSYVKNSTKDKRERVGRILQMHANSREEISTVYAGDIAAAVGLKDTSTGDTLCDEKDTVILESMDFPDPVISVAIEPKTKSDQDKMSVALGKLAEEDPTFKTETNEETGQTIISGMGELHLDIIVDRLRREFKVEATVGAPQVAYRESIRQAGKVEGKFVRQSGGRGQYGHVWVEFEPNEEGAGFEFENKIVGGVVPREYIPAVEAGLRDAMANGLLAGYPLIDVKARLVDGSYHDVDSNEMAFKIAASMALKKAKTVCDPALLEPMMKVEVVVPEEYLGDIMGDVTSRRGRVEGMTARGNAQVINAFVPLSEMFGYATTLRSRTQGRGTYTMTFDHYEQVPKSISEEIIKKATGE from the coding sequence ATGGCAAGAGAATTCTCCTTAAAAGATACACGTAATATCGGTATCATGGCTCACATTGATGCTGGTAAAACAACAACAACCGAGCGTATTCTTTTCTATTCAGGGCGAATCCACAAAATCGGTGAGACTCACGAAGGTGCTTCTCAGATGGACTGGATGGAGCAGGAGCAGGAGCGTGGAATCACGATCACTTCTGCTGCTACCACTGCCGAGTGGAAAGACCACCGTGTTAACATCATTGACACACCTGGCCACGTAGACTTTACGGTAGAAGTTGAACGTTCTTTGCGTGTATTGGATGGAGCAGTTGCGGTACTTGATGCACAATCTGGTGTTGAACCGCAAACAGAAACTGTTTGGCGTCAAGCTACAAACTACGGAGTGCCTCGTGTCGTATTCATTAACAAAATGGATAAGTTAGGCGCAGACTTCATTTACTCCACAGGTACACTTCATGACCGTTTACAAGCAAACGCTCACCCGATTCAGCTTCCAATTGGTGCTGAAGACGACTTCGAAGGAATCATTGACTTAATCACAATGGAAGCTTTCTATTACCTTGATGATCTTGGTTCTCGTACTGAAGCACGTGAAATTCCTGCTGAGTACAAAGAACAAGCTGATGAGTATCGTACGAAATTGATTGAAGCTGTAGCTGAACTTGAAGAAGATCTTATGATGAAATACCTTGAAGGTGAAGAACTTACAGAAGAAGAAATCAAAGCTGCAATCCGTAAAGGAACTTGTAACGTTGAATTCTATCCTGTACTATGTGGTTCTGCATTTAAGAACAAAGGCGTTCAGCTAGTTCTTGATGCTGTATTGGATTACCTTCCATCACCACTTGATGTTCCAGCAATCAAAGGTCATCTGAAAGATTCTGAAGAAGAAGTCATTCGCTCTGCTGACGATAACGGACCTTTCTCTGCACTTGCATTTAAAGTAATGACAGATCCTTTCGTTGGTAAGCTTACATTCTTCCGTGTATACTCAGGAACGCTTTCTTCTGGTTCTTACGTTAAGAACTCTACGAAAGACAAGCGCGAACGTGTAGGTCGTATCCTTCAGATGCACGCTAACTCTCGTGAAGAAATCTCTACTGTATATGCAGGAGATATCGCAGCAGCAGTTGGTTTGAAAGATACTTCAACTGGTGATACTCTATGTGATGAAAAGGATACTGTTATCCTTGAATCTATGGACTTCCCAGATCCAGTTATCTCAGTAGCAATCGAGCCGAAAACGAAGAGTGACCAGGACAAAATGTCCGTAGCTCTAGGAAAGCTCGCTGAAGAGGATCCAACTTTCAAAACTGAAACAAACGAAGAGACTGGCCAAACGATTATCTCAGGAATGGGTGAACTTCACCTTGATATCATCGTTGACCGTCTGCGCCGTGAGTTTAAAGTTGAAGCTACTGTTGGTGCGCCTCAGGTTGCATATCGCGAATCAATTCGTCAAGCTGGTAAGGTTGAAGGTAAGTTCGTACGTCAGTCCGGTGGTCGTGGACAATACGGACACGTATGGGTTGAATTCGAGCCGAACGAAGAAGGCGCTGGATTTGAATTTGAAAATAAAATTGTCGGCGGTGTTGTTCCTCGTGAATACATCCCTGCAGTTGAAGCTGGGCTACGCGATGCAATGGCCAATGGTCTCCTTGCAGGCTACCCACTAATCGACGTGAAAGCTCGCCTTGTTGATGGATCTTATCATGACGTTGACTCGAACGAAATGGCATTTAAGATCGCTGCATCTATGGCTTTGAAAAAAGCCAAAACTGTATGTGATCCAGCTCTTCTTGAGCCTATGATGAAAGTTGAAGTTGTAGTGCCTGAAGAATATCTTGGAGACATCATGGGCGATGTAACTAGCCGTCGAGGACGTGTTGAAGGAATGACTGCACGCGGAAACGCTCAAGTTATTAACGCGTTCGTACCACTTTCAGAAATGTTTGGTTATGCAACTACACTTCGTTCACGTACGCAAGGTCGCGGTACTTATACAATGACTTTCGACCACTATGAGCAAGTGCCTAAATCAATCTCTGAAGAAATCATTAAAAAAGCTACAGGCGAATAA
- the rpsG gene encoding 30S ribosomal protein S7, with translation MPRKGPVERRDVLPDPIYKSKLVTRLINRLMVDGQKGKAQQVLYKAFDLIQERTNTEAMEVFDQALKNVMPVLEVRARRVGGANYQVPVEVRPERRTTLGLRYLVNYSRLRGEKTMVERLANEIMDAANNTGASVKRREEMHKMAEANKAFAHYRW, from the coding sequence ATGCCACGTAAAGGTCCAGTAGAACGTCGTGACGTATTACCAGATCCAATTTACAAATCCAAGCTAGTTACTCGCCTGATCAACCGCCTTATGGTAGATGGTCAGAAAGGTAAAGCTCAGCAGGTGCTATACAAAGCGTTTGATCTTATTCAGGAGCGCACAAACACAGAGGCTATGGAAGTATTCGACCAGGCGTTGAAAAACGTTATGCCAGTACTTGAAGTACGCGCTCGTCGTGTTGGTGGTGCAAACTACCAGGTGCCGGTTGAAGTTCGTCCAGAACGTCGTACAACATTAGGTCTTCGCTACCTTGTAAACTATTCCCGTCTTCGCGGTGAAAAGACTATGGTAGAAAGACTTGCTAATGAAATTATGGATGCAGCTAACAACACAGGTGCTTCTGTTAAGAGACGTGAAGAAATGCACAAAATGGCTGAAGCAAACAAAGCGTTTGCTCACTATCGCTGGTAA
- the rpsL gene encoding 30S ribosomal protein S12: MPTINQLVRKGRVSKTKKSDSPALNKGYNSFKKSHTDLSSPQKRGVCTRVGTMTPKKPNSALRKYARVRLTNGIEVTAYIPGIGHNLQEHSVVLIRGGRVKDLPGVRYHIVRGALDTAGVNERRQGRSKYGTKRPKEAKK, encoded by the coding sequence ATGCCAACTATTAACCAACTTGTTCGCAAGGGACGTGTTTCTAAAACAAAGAAATCCGATTCTCCAGCATTGAACAAAGGATATAATAGCTTCAAAAAGTCTCATACAGACCTTTCATCTCCACAAAAACGTGGTGTATGTACTCGTGTAGGTACGATGACTCCTAAGAAGCCGAACTCCGCATTGCGTAAATACGCTCGTGTTCGTCTTACTAACGGAATTGAAGTTACAGCTTATATCCCTGGTATCGGTCACAACCTTCAGGAGCACAGTGTAGTGCTTATCCGCGGAGGACGTGTTAAAGATTTACCGGGTGTGCGTTATCACATCGTTCGTGGTGCGCTTGACACTGCAGGTGTTAACGAGCGCAGACAGGGTCGTTCGAAATACGGTACTAAGAGACCGAAAGAAGCTAAGAAATAA
- a CDS encoding 50S ribosomal protein L7ae-like protein, which translates to MSYEKVSQADELIIGTKQTLKALQIGEAKEVFIADDADRRVTSKVVALAEEKNIPVHRVDSMKKLGKACGIEVGAATVTIKA; encoded by the coding sequence GTGTCTTATGAAAAAGTATCACAGGCAGATGAGTTAATTATTGGGACGAAACAAACTCTAAAAGCCCTCCAGATTGGGGAAGCGAAGGAAGTTTTCATCGCTGACGACGCTGATCGCAGGGTAACTTCTAAAGTTGTTGCACTCGCTGAAGAAAAAAACATACCTGTTCATCGTGTTGATTCTATGAAGAAACTCGGTAAGGCATGTGGGATTGAAGTAGGCGCAGCAACAGTTACGATAAAAGCATAA
- the rpoC gene encoding DNA-directed RNA polymerase subunit beta', producing the protein MIDVNKFEYMKIGLASPDKIRSWSRGEVKKPETINYRTLKPEKDGLFCERIFGPTKDWECHCGKYKRIRYKGVVCDRCGVEVTRAKVRRERMGHIELAAPVSHIWYFKGIPSRMGLVLDMSPRALEEVIYFASYVVTEAGDTPLEKKQLLSEKEYRAYREKYGKTFSAEMGAEAIRRLLFDIDLDKEVDILKEELKTAQGQRRTRAIKRLEVLEAFRGSGNNPSWMILDVLPVIPPELRPMVQLDGGRFATSDLNDLYRRVINRNNRLKRLLDLGAPSIIVQNEKRMLQEAVDALIDNGRRGRPVTGPGNRPLKSLSHMLKGKQGRFRQNLLGKRVDYSGRSVIVVGPNLKMYQCGLPKEMALELFKPFVMKELVSKGLAHNIKSAKRKVEKVHPEVWDVLENVIKEHPVLLNRAPTLHRLGIQAFEPILVEGRAIRLHPLVCTAYNADFDGDQMAVHVPLSAEAQAEARILMLAAQNILNPKDGKPVVTPSQDMVLGNYYLTMEREGAIGEGSVFKDTNEAIIAYQNGFAHLHSRVAIPAASLNKSAFTEEQNKQLLVTTVGKLIFNEILPESFPYINEPTTSNLEIATPEQYFLPHGVNVKEEIAKRDLISPFKKGILGKIIAEVFKRFKVTETSRMLDRMKDLGFKYSTKAGITVGVADVVVLAEKQEIVQEAEEKVEKVLKQFRRGLITDDERYDRVIAIWSSAKDRIQEKLMNRLEKDNPIFMMSDSGARGNASNFTQLAGMRGLMANPSGQIIELPIKSSFREGLTVLEYFISTHGARKGLADTALKTADSGYLTRRLVDVAQDVIVREDDCGTDRGLEVSAIKNGNELIEGLYDRLVGRVAFKKVRHPETNEVLVEKNNLITEDIATEIVEAGIENVHIRSAFTCSTSHGVCKKCYGRNLATGTRVEVGEAVGIIAAQSIGEPGTQLTMRTFHTGGVAGDDITQGLPRIQELFEARNPKGQAVVSELDGKVIDLAEVKEKKEIVVQGETETRNYPVPYGARLKIAVGDEVKAGQPLTEGSIDPKQLLTISGIDGVQEYLLAEVQKVYRMQGVEIGDKHVEVMVRQMMRKIRVIDAGDTEVLPGSLIDIHQFKGVNRKVLRQGGLPATGRPVLLGITKASLETESFLSAASFQETTRVLTDAAIKGKRDELLGLKENVIIGKLVPAGTGMQRYRRINVAGEAQEAEQLLEQEESALVSQE; encoded by the coding sequence TTGATAGATGTCAATAAATTTGAGTATATGAAAATCGGTCTGGCGTCACCGGATAAAATCCGCTCTTGGTCAAGAGGAGAAGTTAAGAAGCCAGAAACCATTAACTACCGTACCTTGAAACCGGAAAAAGATGGTCTTTTCTGTGAGCGAATCTTCGGACCAACTAAAGACTGGGAATGTCATTGTGGGAAATACAAACGAATCCGTTATAAAGGAGTCGTTTGTGATCGCTGCGGAGTTGAAGTAACACGTGCGAAAGTCCGTCGTGAGAGAATGGGGCATATCGAGCTAGCTGCTCCTGTCTCTCACATCTGGTACTTTAAAGGCATTCCAAGCCGCATGGGACTTGTCCTAGACATGTCACCACGTGCACTTGAAGAAGTTATTTATTTCGCTTCTTATGTTGTAACTGAAGCTGGTGATACACCGCTTGAGAAGAAACAACTTCTTTCTGAGAAAGAGTACCGCGCATACCGTGAAAAGTATGGCAAAACGTTCTCTGCAGAAATGGGTGCGGAAGCAATCCGCAGGCTCTTGTTTGATATCGATCTTGATAAAGAGGTAGATATCCTTAAAGAAGAGTTGAAAACAGCACAAGGTCAGCGTAGAACGCGTGCGATCAAACGTCTTGAAGTACTTGAGGCATTTAGAGGATCAGGAAACAATCCTTCTTGGATGATTCTAGATGTTCTGCCTGTTATTCCTCCAGAACTTCGTCCGATGGTACAGCTAGACGGTGGACGTTTTGCGACTTCTGATTTAAACGATCTATATCGTCGTGTGATTAACCGTAATAATCGCTTGAAGCGCCTTCTTGATCTTGGCGCGCCAAGCATCATCGTGCAAAACGAAAAGCGTATGCTTCAAGAAGCTGTCGATGCCCTTATTGACAATGGTCGTCGTGGCCGTCCTGTAACTGGTCCGGGTAACCGTCCGTTGAAATCTCTTTCTCACATGTTGAAAGGGAAACAGGGACGTTTCCGTCAAAACCTTCTTGGTAAGCGTGTAGATTACTCAGGTCGTTCAGTAATCGTAGTAGGACCTAACCTGAAGATGTACCAGTGTGGGCTACCGAAAGAGATGGCTCTTGAGTTATTCAAGCCTTTCGTTATGAAAGAACTTGTTTCAAAAGGTCTTGCACATAATATTAAGAGCGCAAAGCGTAAAGTCGAGAAAGTTCATCCAGAAGTCTGGGACGTATTGGAAAACGTGATTAAAGAACACCCTGTTCTTCTTAACCGTGCACCAACGCTTCACCGTCTTGGTATTCAGGCGTTTGAACCAATTCTTGTTGAGGGACGCGCAATTCGTCTTCACCCACTCGTATGTACGGCGTATAACGCTGACTTTGATGGTGACCAGATGGCCGTTCACGTTCCGCTATCTGCAGAAGCGCAAGCAGAAGCGCGAATCTTAATGCTTGCAGCACAGAACATCCTTAACCCGAAAGATGGTAAGCCAGTTGTTACACCGTCACAGGATATGGTTCTAGGTAACTACTACCTGACTATGGAACGTGAAGGAGCAATTGGTGAAGGTTCTGTATTTAAAGATACAAATGAGGCAATAATTGCATACCAGAATGGATTTGCACATCTTCATTCTCGTGTAGCTATTCCTGCAGCATCACTTAATAAATCTGCTTTTACAGAAGAGCAGAACAAGCAGTTGCTTGTAACTACGGTTGGTAAGTTGATTTTCAACGAAATCCTTCCGGAGTCGTTCCCATATATCAATGAACCGACAACAAGTAACCTTGAAATTGCTACACCGGAGCAATACTTCCTTCCTCACGGCGTGAACGTGAAAGAAGAAATCGCAAAGCGCGATTTGATCTCACCATTTAAGAAGGGCATTCTTGGTAAGATCATCGCTGAAGTGTTCAAGCGTTTCAAAGTTACAGAAACATCCCGCATGCTTGACCGCATGAAGGATCTTGGCTTCAAATATTCTACTAAGGCTGGTATTACCGTTGGTGTGGCTGACGTTGTAGTACTTGCTGAGAAACAGGAAATTGTTCAAGAAGCTGAGGAAAAAGTTGAAAAAGTTCTTAAGCAGTTCCGTCGTGGTTTGATTACCGACGATGAGCGTTATGACCGTGTTATTGCAATCTGGAGTAGCGCGAAAGATCGCATCCAGGAAAAACTGATGAACAGACTTGAAAAAGATAACCCAATCTTTATGATGAGTGATTCAGGTGCTCGTGGTAACGCATCTAACTTTACACAGCTTGCGGGTATGCGTGGATTGATGGCTAACCCATCTGGACAAATCATTGAACTTCCGATTAAATCCAGCTTCCGTGAAGGTTTAACAGTGCTTGAGTACTTTATTTCAACGCACGGTGCACGTAAAGGACTTGCTGATACTGCACTTAAAACAGCTGACTCAGGTTACCTTACTCGTCGTCTTGTTGATGTTGCACAGGATGTTATCGTACGCGAAGATGACTGTGGAACTGACAGAGGACTTGAAGTTAGCGCAATTAAGAATGGTAATGAATTGATCGAAGGACTTTATGACCGACTTGTAGGCCGCGTTGCCTTTAAGAAAGTTAGACATCCAGAGACAAACGAAGTCCTTGTTGAGAAAAACAACCTTATCACAGAAGATATCGCTACAGAAATCGTAGAAGCGGGCATTGAAAATGTTCACATCCGTTCTGCCTTTACATGTAGCACGAGTCATGGTGTGTGTAAGAAGTGTTACGGACGTAACCTTGCAACCGGTACTCGCGTAGAAGTTGGGGAAGCAGTGGGAATTATCGCTGCTCAATCAATCGGTGAACCGGGTACGCAGTTAACAATGCGTACATTCCATACAGGTGGAGTTGCCGGGGACGATATCACTCAAGGTCTTCCTCGTATTCAGGAGCTATTTGAAGCACGGAACCCGAAAGGTCAAGCAGTTGTATCCGAGTTAGACGGGAAAGTGATTGATTTAGCTGAAGTGAAAGAGAAGAAAGAGATTGTCGTTCAAGGTGAAACGGAGACTAGAAACTATCCTGTGCCATATGGCGCTCGTTTGAAGATCGCTGTCGGAGATGAAGTTAAGGCTGGTCAACCTCTTACAGAAGGTTCGATCGATCCAAAACAACTTCTAACTATTAGCGGAATTGACGGTGTGCAAGAGTACCTTCTAGCAGAAGTACAGAAGGTATACCGTATGCAGGGTGTTGAAATCGGAGACAAGCACGTTGAAGTAATGGTTCGCCAGATGATGCGTAAGATTCGTGTTATTGATGCGGGCGATACAGAAGTGCTGCCTGGATCTCTTATCGACATTCACCAGTTTAAAGGAGTTAACCGTAAAGTTCTGAGACAGGGCGGTTTGCCTGCAACTGGACGTCCGGTACTTCTTGGTATTACAAAAGCATCACTTGAAACTGAATCCTTCCTATCTGCCGCATCCTTCCAGGAAACAACTCGTGTCCTAACTGATGCAGCAATTAAAGGTAAGCGTGACGAGTTACTTGGTCTTAAGGAAAATGTTATTATCGGTAAACTTGTTCCGGCAGGTACTGGTATGCAGCGTTACCGTAGAATCAACGTAGCAGGCGAAGCGCAGGAAGCAGAACAGCTTTTGGAACAGGAAGAAAGTGCTCTAGTAAGTCAAGAATAA
- the rpoB gene encoding DNA-directed RNA polymerase subunit beta codes for MTGQLVQYGRHRQRRSYARIKEVLDLPNLIEIQTASYQWFLDEGLREMFQDISPIEDFTGNLVLEFIDYSLGEPKYPVEETKERDVTYSAPLRVKVRLINKETGEVKEQEVFMGDFPLMTETGTFIINGAERVIVSQLVRSPSVYYSEKIDKNGKKGYTATVIPNRGAWLEFETDAKDIVYVRIDRTRKLPITVLLRALGFGSDQEIIDLLGEDEYLRNTLEKDNTDGTEKALLEIYERLRPGEPPTVDNAKSLLDSRFFDPKRYDLANVGRYKINKKLHIKNRLFNQRLAETLVDPETGEVIAEEGEILDRRLLDRILPALETNVGFKDVEPHGGVIEDESIGLQSIKVYAPDDPEGERVINVIGNGGVETGVKNITPGDIISSINYFFNLLHQVGNTDDIDHLGNRRLRSVGELLQNQFRIGLSRMERVVRERMSIQDTNVITPQALINIRPVIASIKEFFGSSQLSQFMDQTNPLAELTHKRRLSALGPGGLTRERAGFEVRDVHYSHYGRMCPIETPEGPNIGLINSLSSYARVNKFGFIETPYRRVDPETGKVTEYIDYLTADEQDNYVVAQANAKLTDDGSFRDEDIVARFRDENIIIAREKIDYMDVSPKQVVSAATACIPFLENDDSNRALMGANMQRQAVPLMVPEAPIVGTGMEHVNGKDSGAAVICKHEGIIEFASAAEIHVRRVSVIDGQEVKGDLDRYKLLKFIRSNQGTCYNQKPIVVEGDRVVKGEILGDGPSMEKGEMALGRNVLVGFMTWEGYNYEDAIIMSERLVKDDVYTSIHIEEYESEARDTKLGPEEITRDIPNVGEDALRNLDERGIIRMGAEVKDGDILVGKVTPKGVTELTAEERLLHAIFGEKAREVRDTSLRVPHGGDGIVLDVKIFNREDGDELPPGVNQLVRVYIVQKRKIHEGDKMAGRHGNKGVISRILPEEDMPYLPDGTPIDIMLNPLGVPSRMNIGQVLELHIGMAARALGIHVATPVFDGAREEDVWETLEEAGMPRDGKTVLYDGRTGEPFDNRISVGVMYMIKLAHMVDDKLHARSTGPYSLVTQQPLGGKAQFGGQRFGEMEVWALEAYGAAYTLQEILTVKSDDVVGRVKTYEAIVKGENVPEPGIPESFKVLIKELQSLGMDVKMLASDEQEIEMKELDDEEDQSSEKLNLNVGSNQASE; via the coding sequence TTGACAGGCCAACTAGTTCAGTATGGACGCCACCGCCAAAGAAGAAGCTACGCGCGAATCAAAGAAGTGTTGGATTTGCCAAATCTAATTGAGATTCAAACAGCTTCTTATCAATGGTTTCTTGATGAGGGTTTACGAGAAATGTTCCAGGATATTTCTCCAATCGAAGATTTCACAGGTAATCTTGTGCTGGAATTTATTGATTACAGCCTTGGTGAACCTAAGTACCCCGTGGAAGAGACCAAAGAGCGAGATGTAACATATTCTGCGCCTTTACGTGTGAAAGTACGCCTGATTAACAAAGAAACAGGTGAAGTAAAGGAACAAGAAGTGTTCATGGGTGATTTCCCATTAATGACTGAAACAGGTACCTTTATTATTAATGGGGCAGAACGCGTTATCGTTTCTCAGCTCGTGCGTTCTCCAAGTGTCTACTATAGTGAAAAGATCGATAAGAACGGCAAAAAAGGATATACAGCTACTGTCATTCCAAACCGAGGAGCATGGCTGGAATTTGAAACTGATGCCAAGGATATTGTCTATGTACGAATTGATCGTACTAGAAAGCTACCAATTACGGTACTGCTCAGAGCGTTAGGGTTTGGGTCTGATCAAGAAATCATAGATCTCCTAGGTGAAGATGAGTATCTTCGCAATACCCTAGAAAAAGACAACACGGACGGCACAGAAAAAGCGCTACTAGAAATCTATGAACGCTTACGTCCTGGCGAGCCTCCGACTGTCGACAACGCCAAAAGCTTACTTGATTCCCGCTTTTTTGATCCAAAGCGCTATGATCTTGCAAACGTAGGACGTTACAAGATCAACAAGAAGCTTCATATTAAAAACCGTCTGTTTAATCAGCGATTGGCTGAAACGCTAGTTGATCCCGAAACAGGTGAAGTGATTGCAGAAGAAGGCGAGATTCTTGATCGCCGTCTTTTAGATAGAATCCTTCCTGCACTTGAGACAAACGTTGGTTTCAAAGACGTCGAACCTCATGGTGGAGTGATTGAGGACGAATCTATCGGTTTGCAATCGATTAAAGTGTACGCTCCTGACGATCCAGAAGGTGAGCGTGTTATTAATGTGATCGGTAACGGTGGAGTTGAAACAGGAGTGAAAAACATCACCCCTGGCGATATCATTTCATCCATTAACTACTTCTTTAACCTTCTTCATCAGGTAGGAAACACGGATGATATTGATCACCTCGGTAACCGTCGACTTCGTTCAGTTGGTGAGCTTCTCCAGAACCAATTCCGTATTGGACTCTCCCGTATGGAACGTGTTGTGCGTGAACGTATGTCAATCCAGGATACGAACGTTATTACGCCACAGGCGCTAATTAATATTCGTCCTGTCATTGCATCCATTAAAGAGTTCTTCGGTAGTTCACAGCTATCTCAGTTCATGGATCAGACGAACCCGCTTGCTGAGCTAACTCATAAGCGTCGTTTATCTGCACTTGGACCAGGTGGTTTAACACGTGAACGTGCTGGCTTTGAAGTTCGTGACGTACATTACTCCCACTACGGAAGAATGTGTCCGATTGAAACTCCAGAAGGTCCGAACATCGGGCTAATTAACTCACTTTCATCTTATGCACGAGTTAATAAGTTTGGCTTCATTGAAACGCCTTACCGCAGAGTAGACCCTGAAACAGGCAAAGTTACGGAGTATATTGACTACTTAACAGCTGATGAACAGGACAACTATGTTGTAGCGCAGGCAAATGCTAAGCTAACCGATGATGGTTCATTTAGAGATGAAGATATTGTTGCGCGTTTCCGTGACGAGAACATTATCATCGCTCGCGAAAAAATCGACTACATGGACGTATCCCCGAAACAGGTAGTTTCAGCAGCAACGGCTTGTATTCCGTTCCTTGAGAACGATGACTCCAACCGTGCGCTAATGGGTGCGAACATGCAGCGTCAGGCTGTACCTTTGATGGTTCCTGAAGCACCAATTGTCGGAACAGGTATGGAGCATGTTAACGGAAAAGACTCCGGTGCCGCTGTTATTTGTAAGCACGAAGGTATTATCGAGTTTGCATCCGCTGCAGAAATTCATGTTCGTCGCGTATCCGTCATTGATGGCCAGGAAGTTAAAGGTGATCTTGACCGTTATAAATTGCTTAAGTTTATTCGTTCCAATCAGGGAACGTGTTATAACCAGAAGCCAATTGTCGTTGAAGGCGACCGTGTTGTAAAAGGAGAAATCCTTGGAGACGGTCCATCAATGGAAAAAGGTGAAATGGCACTCGGACGTAACGTTCTTGTCGGATTTATGACATGGGAAGGTTACAACTACGAGGATGCTATTATTATGAGCGAACGTCTTGTAAAAGATGACGTTTATACATCAATTCACATCGAAGAATACGAATCAGAAGCACGTGACACAAAGCTTGGACCTGAAGAAATCACTCGTGACATTCCGAACGTCGGGGAAGATGCTTTGCGTAACCTTGACGAACGCGGAATTATTCGCATGGGTGCTGAAGTGAAAGATGGTGACATCCTTGTTGGTAAAGTTACCCCTAAAGGTGTAACAGAATTGACTGCGGAAGAACGTCTACTCCATGCAATTTTTGGAGAAAAAGCACGTGAAGTTCGTGACACATCTCTCCGTGTACCGCACGGTGGTGATGGAATCGTTCTTGATGTGAAAATCTTTAACCGTGAAGACGGCGATGAGCTTCCACCGGGAGTAAATCAACTTGTGCGAGTTTACATCGTTCAAAAGCGTAAGATTCATGAAGGAGATAAAATGGCTGGACGTCACGGTAACAAAGGTGTTATCTCAAGGATTCTTCCTGAAGAAGATATGCCTTACTTGCCAGACGGTACGCCAATCGATATCATGTTGAATCCGCTTGGTGTTCCTTCTCGTATGAACATTGGACAGGTGTTGGAGCTCCATATTGGTATGGCTGCTCGTGCACTTGGAATTCACGTTGCAACGCCAGTATTTGATGGAGCTCGTGAAGAAGATGTTTGGGAAACGCTTGAAGAAGCAGGTATGCCACGTGATGGTAAAACTGTTCTTTACGACGGCCGTACGGGTGAACCATTCGATAACCGTATCTCTGTCGGTGTTATGTATATGATCAAACTTGCTCACATGGTTGATGACAAACTTCATGCACGTTCAACAGGACCTTATTCACTCGTTACGCAGCAGCCTCTTGGTGGTAAAGCACAATTTGGTGGACAGCGTTTCGGTGAGATGGAAGTATGGGCACTTGAAGCATATGGTGCTGCGTATACCCTACAGGAAATTCTGACGGTTAAATCGGATGATGTTGTAGGACGTGTTAAGACTTACGAGGCAATCGTAAAAGGTGAAAATGTTCCTGAGCCTGGTATTCCAGAATCGTTTAAAGTTCTAATCAAAGAGTTGCAGTCACTTGGTATGGACGTGAAAATGCTTGCTAGTGATGAGCAAGAAATTGAAATGAAAGAGTTAGACGACGAAGAAGACCAATCCAGTGAGAAATTAAACTTGAATGTTGGGTCAAATCAGGCGAGCGAGTAA